A section of the Candidatus Hydrogenedentota bacterium genome encodes:
- a CDS encoding DUF1080 domain-containing protein, translating to MKQIIALFAVFAAISAGAQEFQDITPGADLAGWKVISGDWSVKDGVLTGRAKPGEEAIIIGDREYADAELELDVQAEAPFLASVYLRGHALPKLPLPEGAAIAAAPRDIQGCGASVQHAEGSTTTSISGFSTAFKPEPGSWATLGISAQESKVTVTLAHKGSRGVSGPTTPYVKGHVAFVVRERQDGQPSEMKFRNVKVKDLGRLGTWRPLFNGKDLDGWVEWGQEKWSVEDGVIWGRSGEKKSEGYLATKDTWKDFHVRGTFKMAGEGNFGLFYHSTIKYDEKQYPVISGVQGEVAPADPNQGNASPSGWIYESYKRGWLVEPDMKSPAAFALKPTDWNEIEIKSEGSHIQTWINGIPVVDWTDPAPNLTEGAFALQLHTGGVDGIAWKDLYVKE from the coding sequence ATGAAACAGATAATCGCGCTTTTCGCGGTATTCGCCGCCATTTCGGCTGGCGCTCAAGAATTCCAAGACATCACGCCTGGTGCTGACCTTGCCGGCTGGAAAGTCATCAGCGGCGACTGGTCTGTCAAGGACGGAGTCCTTACCGGCCGCGCCAAACCCGGCGAAGAGGCCATTATCATTGGCGACCGCGAATACGCCGATGCGGAACTGGAGCTGGACGTCCAGGCGGAGGCGCCATTCCTCGCAAGTGTCTATCTTCGAGGCCACGCGCTGCCCAAGCTGCCGCTTCCGGAAGGTGCCGCTATCGCCGCCGCACCCCGCGATATTCAGGGCTGCGGGGCTTCCGTGCAGCATGCCGAAGGGTCCACAACTACCTCGATTAGTGGTTTCTCGACGGCATTCAAACCGGAACCCGGATCATGGGCCACGCTGGGCATCTCGGCACAAGAGAGCAAAGTGACGGTGACGTTGGCACATAAAGGCAGCCGAGGAGTCAGCGGCCCGACGACCCCGTATGTCAAAGGCCACGTTGCCTTCGTGGTCCGTGAACGTCAGGATGGACAACCCTCCGAAATGAAGTTTCGCAACGTCAAAGTAAAGGACCTTGGCCGTCTCGGAACGTGGCGTCCGCTGTTCAATGGCAAGGACCTCGATGGCTGGGTCGAATGGGGCCAGGAGAAGTGGTCCGTCGAGGACGGTGTCATCTGGGGCCGCAGCGGCGAGAAGAAATCCGAAGGTTACCTCGCGACGAAGGATACCTGGAAAGACTTCCACGTACGCGGCACGTTCAAGATGGCAGGCGAGGGCAACTTTGGCTTGTTCTATCACTCGACCATCAAGTACGACGAGAAGCAATACCCCGTGATCTCCGGCGTGCAGGGCGAAGTGGCCCCCGCCGACCCCAACCAAGGCAATGCCAGCCCCAGCGGGTGGATCTACGAGAGCTACAAGCGCGGCTGGCTCGTCGAGCCCGACATGAAGAGCCCGGCGGCGTTCGCGTTAAAGCCTACCGATTGGAATGAAATCGAGATCAAGTCCGAGGGCAGCCATATTCAAACATGGATCAATGGCATTCCCGTCGTCGACTGGACCGATCCCGCACCCAACCTCAC
- a CDS encoding SocA family protein, with product MSFVFNRRKATQEAALLLSLAEGKKMPYLKLIKLMYIADRESIKEHGFPISGDAPFALKDGPILSDITNCVRKVACPDEWTVHISTKDKDVELISDPGDDLLSQYEAAKLTEVFNRYRDWDQWKLRDLTHEFAEYIKNKPGKLSLRQSNPIPLSDIVEAVGRTADLREIERNRDEDKYFASLSRG from the coding sequence GTGTCATTCGTATTCAATCGCAGGAAAGCCACTCAAGAGGCCGCACTCTTGCTCTCCTTGGCAGAGGGCAAGAAGATGCCATACCTTAAGTTAATCAAGTTGATGTATATCGCAGACCGGGAAAGCATCAAAGAGCATGGGTTTCCCATTAGCGGAGATGCGCCGTTTGCATTGAAGGATGGGCCGATTCTCAGCGATATCACGAACTGTGTCAGAAAAGTCGCATGTCCCGACGAATGGACGGTTCATATCTCTACGAAGGACAAAGACGTAGAGTTGATTTCCGATCCGGGCGATGACCTTCTATCGCAGTATGAAGCGGCTAAATTGACGGAGGTTTTCAACCGATACAGAGATTGGGATCAATGGAAGTTGCGCGATCTAACGCATGAATTTGCCGAGTACATCAAGAACAAGCCCGGCAAACTGTCTTTGAGGCAATCCAATCCGATCCCGCTTTCCGATATCGTGGAAGCTGTGGGGCGAACAGCAGACCTTCGGGAAATTGAACGGAATCGCGACGAGGATAAGTACTTCGCGTCGCTTTCGCGCGGTTAG